One stretch of Thermodesulfobacteriota bacterium DNA includes these proteins:
- a CDS encoding haloacid dehalogenase type II: MADLSSVKALTFDVFGTVVDYRSSIIAELKELGNTKGIDA, encoded by the coding sequence ATGGCTGATCTATCCTCTGTAAAAGCGCTAACATTTGACGTCTTCGGCACAGTTGTCGACTACCGAAGCTCAATAATTGCAGAACTCAAAGAGCTAGGAAATACAAAGGGCATTGACGCC